The following are encoded in a window of Podospora pseudoanserina strain CBS 124.78 chromosome 6, whole genome shotgun sequence genomic DNA:
- a CDS encoding hypothetical protein (COG:D; EggNog:ENOG503NXUN) yields MSLAPNSPRLPSPPPPAEIQIGPKSPMMGAHHPPPIEQTALDANSKRRIHPGTKAADMHAGPPLVPLQELDSAFQLQEHLSALHYHHSSSNTSPITRTTALLLATPPPGIDKTLWLYELCRFLVAHCNKLIVQFLFDTPPCSAQTCPEMRASEWQFLCAVHDAPKSCCAIDYCCHTLDWAANVVTNPKIFPSRFVVDSHDKNQAVKNLVNVFRRLHRIFAHGWFQHRQVFWKVEGETGLYVFFKTVCDVYDLLPAENYKLPPEAEGLPIAGEEEEKTAGGGKRQGGITIAKPPPRVAEPSGEDPGLSRTNTRRHIKSSPSTGSFIMPVPEADEDDSPGGHGELSRRLSVMSISSGVSETGTVVEAGRPEEEEEEGSPEGEIPVIVEGLKEPVRPGSVIPPPKTTEVEEKKLEENFADEPESYSGVTATAKEVLASPPEEDKKLEGEEKKGDDKGKCIEEGQGGAKDAQEEEEEEEEETDGEVDDVTVVGGGAEVEVEIEETAPAAATGDGKDKKKEEEEDKPVKELD; encoded by the exons ATGTCCCTCgccccaaactcccctcggctccccagcccaccacctccagccgAGATCCAAATAGGTCCCAAATCCCCCATGATGGgcgcccaccaccctcccccaataGAACAAACCGCCCTCGACGCAAACTCCAAACGGCGCATCCACCCCGGCACCAAAGCAGCCGACATGCACGCTGGTCCCCCTCTTGTTCCCCTCCAAGAA ctTGACTCGGCCTTCCAACTCCAAGAACACCTCTCAGCCCtccactaccaccactcctcctctAACACCAGCCCTATAACCCgaaccaccgccctcctcctcgccactCCGCCCCCAGGAATCGACAAAACCCTCTGGCTCTACGAACTATGCCGCTTCCTCGTAGCCCACTGCAACAAACTCATCGTCCAGTTCCTCTTCGACACCCCGCCTTGTTCCGCCCAGACATGCCCAGAGATGCGCGCGTCAGAATGGCAGTTTCTGTGCGCGGTGCACGACGCGCCAAAGTCCTGCTGCGCGATTGATTACTGCTGCCACACGCTTGACTGGGCGGCGAATGtcgtcaccaaccccaagatCTTCCCCAGCAGGTTTGTGGTTGACAGTCACGACAAGAACCAAGCGGTGAAGAATTTGGTCAATGTCTTTAGACGGCTGCACAGGATTTTTGCCCATGGTTGGTTTCAGCACAGGCAGGTGTTTtggaaggtggagggggagacggGGCTGTATGTTTTTTTCAAGACGGTCTGTGATGTTTACGATCTTTTGCCGGCGGAGAACTACAAGCTGCCGCCCGAGGCGGAAGGGCTGCCGAttgctggggaggaagaggaaaagacagcaggaggggggaagagacAGGGCGGGATAACGATTGCGAAACCGCCTCCGAGGGTGGCGGAGCCGAGCGGGGAGGATCCGGGGTTGAGTAGGACCAATACCCGGAGACATATCAAGTCTAGCCCGTCCACGGGGAGCTTTATCATGCCTGTTCCTGAAGCGGACGAAGATGACAGCCCTGGGGGTCATGGGGAGCtttcgaggaggttgagcgTGATGAGTATATCTTCGGGAGTGAGCGAAACGGGGACTGTGGTGGAGGCAGGACGaccagaggaggaggaggaggaggggagtcCGGAGGGGGAGATTCCGGTTattgtggaggggttgaaggagccGGTTAGGCCGGGGAGTGTTATTCCCCCTCCTAAAACGacagaggtggaggagaagaaacTCGAGGAAAATTTTGCGGACGAGCCGGAGAGCTATTCTGGTGTTACTGCTACTGCGAAGGAGGTTTTGGCTTcgccgccggaggaggacaagaaattggaaggggaggagaaaaagggagATGATAAGGGGAAGTGTAtcgaggaggggcagggtgGCGCTAAGGatgctcaagaagaagaagaagaggaggaggaggagacagaTGGGGAAGTTGATGACGTTActgtcgttggtggtggggcggaggtggaggttgagattgaGGAAACCGCCCCTGCTGCGGCAACAGGAGATGGTAAAgataagaagaaggaagaagaggaggacaagcCGGTAAAGGAGCTGGATTAG
- the SMC2 gene encoding Structural maintenance of chromosomes protein 2 (EggNog:ENOG503NUZ3; COG:B; COG:D) yields the protein MRVTELIIDGFKSYAVRTVISGWDESFNSITGLNGSGKSNILDAICFVLGITHLSTVRAQNLQDLIYKRGQAGVTKASVTIVFDNKDKKRSPIGFEEYATISVTRQIVLGGTTKYLINGHRAQQQTVQNLFQSVQLNINNPNFLIMQGRITKVLNMKAVEILAMIEEAAGTRMFEDRRDKAFKTMAKKDLKLQEITELLRDEIEPKLEKLRTEKRAFLDFQQTQNDLERLTRIVVAHDYVVCQEKLKQSGSDLEAKKQRQKDLEASAERLKSEISHLEEDVERVKAQRDKELRKGGKAQALEEAVKKYSNELVRLATVIDLKRTSLAEEEERKIQAEKAVTELEATLQEKTKAYEKTKAKYDTAKDAVEKQSQEVESKEELLQTLQTGVASKEGQESGYQGQLQDARNRVTAATTEQEQAKIKIAHLEKRIKEEEPRAKKAKEANAGLLNELEGLKVQAQRLEKELGKLGFQPGSEGELYKQESQLQQIIRNLRQESDALKRKVANIDFNYADPVPNFDRSKVKGLVAQLFTLDKQFIQAGTALEICAGGRLYNVVVDTEVTGTQLLQGGRLRKRVTIIPLNKIAAFKASAQTVATAQKICPGRVDLALSLVGYDEEVSRAMEYVFGNTLICADAETAKKVTFDPNVRMRSITLEGDAYDPSGTLSGGSAPNSSGVLVTLQKLNEITRQLKEAEANLGLLHNHIAREKSKLDQAKKIKQELDLKSHEIKLAEEQISGNSASSIIQDVQNMKETIGQLKESIVEAKQRQVEALADVKRIEKDMKDFDNNKDGKLEELQKTVNSLRASVAKMQTSLKTLQKELQNAQLDSEQVSADLAAAREQVQEIDLAIASQQEELTALASKAETIKTTHDEAQSELDAERRKLSVFDSELKSLEQATRSKTSRIAEEKLELQKLGHQIEKFGKESQSALAHIQALEKEHEWIPDAKDQFGRPGTPYDFRGQNSNISELKATERNLRERSQGLRKKINPKVMNMIDSVEKKEVALKHMMKTVMRDKRKIEETIVSLDDYKKRALEETWRKVNGDFGAIFEELLPGSFAKLDPPEGKTISDGLEVKVCLGKVWKESLTELSGGQRSLIALSLIMALLQFKPAPMYILDEVDAALDLSHTQNIGRLIKTRFKGSQFIVVSLKDGMFQNANRIFKTRFSEGTSMVQALTPADLR from the exons ATGAGGGTGACGGAACTAATTATCGAT GGCTTCAAGTCCTACGCCGTCCGTACCGTAATCTCGGGCTGGGACGAATCCTTCAACTCCATCACCGGCCTCAACGGCTCGGGAAAATCCAATATCCTCGACGCCATCTGCTTTGTCCTCGGcatcacccacctctccaccgtccGCGCGCAAAACCTCCAGGATCTCATCTACAAGCGCGGCCAGGCCGGCGTGACAAAGGCCAGCGTCACCATTGTGTTCGACAACAAAGACAAGAAGCGATCGCCCATCGGCTTCGAGGAATACGCCACCATTTCGGTAACGCGACAGATCGTGCTGGGGGGCACGACGAAATACCTGATCAATGGCCACCGCGCGCAGCAGCAAACGGTGCAGAACCTGTTTCAGAGTGTAcagctcaacatcaacaaccccaacttcTTGATTATGCAAGGTCGGATTACAAAGGTGCTGAACAtgaaggcggtggagattCTGGCCATGattgaggaggcggcggggacGAGGATGTTTGAGGATAGGAGGGATAAGGCGTTCAAGACGATGGCGAAGAAGGATCTGAAGCTGCAGGAGATTACAGAGCTGCTGCGGGATGAGATTGAGCCaaagttggagaagctgaggacggagaagagggcgTTTTTGGACTTTCAGCAGACACAGAATGATCTCGAGAGGTTAACGAGGATAGTGGTGGCGCATGACTATGTCGTGTGTCAGGAAAAGCTGAAGCAGTCGGGGTCGGATCtagaggcgaagaagcaaCGGCAGAAGGATCTGGAGGCTTcggcggagaggttgaagagcgAGATTTCACAtttggaagaggatgtgGAAAGAGTAAAGGCGCAGAGGGATAAGGAGTTGAGGAAAGGAGGAAAGGCGCaggcgctggaggaggcggtcaagAAGTACTCGAACGAGCTTGTACGGCTAGCTACGGTGATCGACCTGAAGCGGACCAgtctggcggaggaggaggaaagaaagattcaggctgagaaggctgtTACCGAGCTGGAGGCGACACTGCAGGAAAAGACCAAGGCGTATGAGAAGACCAAGGCTAAATACGACACAGCGAAGGATGCGGTGGAAAAGCAGAGTCAGGAGGTGGAATCCAAAGAGGAACTGCTACAGACGCTGCAAACCGGTGTTGCATCCAAGGAAGGCCAGGAGAGTGGTTATCAGGGTCAATTACAAGATGCGAGGAACCGGGTGACTGCTGCTACGacggagcaggagcaggccaagatcaagattGCGCATTTGGAGAAGCGGAtaaaggaggaggaaccgCGAGCAAAGAAGGCCAAAGAGGCAAACGCTGGGCTGTTGAACGAGTTGGAAGGGCTCAAGGTGCAGGCTCAGAGGCTGGAAAAGGAGCTGGGCAAGCTTGGGTTCCAACCAGGGTCAGAAGGCGAGCTGTACAAACAGGAAAGCCAGCTCCAACAGATTATTCGCAATCTGCGCCAAGAGTCGGACGCTCTGAAGCGCAAGGTTGCCAATATTGACTTCAACTATGCGGATCCAGTGCCAAACTTTGATCGCTCCAAGGTCAAGGGTTTGGTGGCTCAGCTGTTCACTCTCGACAAGCAGTTCATTCAGGCTGGTACGGCTCTGGAGATTTGCGCTGGCGGTCGTCTCTACAACGTTGTTGTGGATACTGAGGTTACTGGTACACAGCTCCTACAGGGCGGTAGGTTGCGGAAGCGCGTTACCATCATTCCCCTAAACAAGATTGCTGCGTTCAAGGCCTCTGCTCAGACAGTTGCCACGGCGCAAAAAATCTGCCCGGGGAGGGTCGACTTGGCTTTGTCTCTTGTCGGTTATGACGAGGAGGTCTCGAGGGCGATGGAGTACGTCTTTGGCAACACGCTCATTTGCGCGGATGCCGAGACTGCCAAGAAGGTGACTTTCGACCCCAACGTCAGGATGCGCAGTATTACTCTCGAAGGCGATGCCTATGACCCCTCGGGTACCCTTTCCGGCGGCAGCGCTCCCAACTCCAGCGGTGTCTTGGTGACCCTGCAAAAGCTCAACGAGATCACCAGACAGCTCAAGGAAGCCGAGGCCAACTTGGGCTTGCTTCATAATCACATCGCCCGTGAGAAGTCCAAGCTCGAccaggccaagaagatcaagcagGAGCTCGACCTCAAGTCCCACGAGATCAAGCTTGCCGAGGAGCAAATCAGCGGAAACTCTGCTTCGTCCATCATCCAGGATGTCCAAAACATGAAGGAGACGATTGGCCAGCTCAAGGAGTCTATTGTCGAGGCTAAGCAGCGACAGGTGGAGGCCTTGGCTGACGTCAAGCGCATCGAGAAGGACATGAAGGActttgacaacaacaaggacGGTAAACTGGAGGAACTGCAGAAAACGGTCAACAGCCTCCGTGCTTCGGTCGCCAAGATGCAAACCTCGCTCAAGACTTTGCAGAAAGAGCTGCAAAACGCCCAGCTCGACTCTGAGCAAGTCTCTGCTGACTTGGCCGCCGCCAGGGAGCAAGTGCAGGAGATTGATCTGGCTATTGCCTCGCAGCAGGAGGAACTCACCGCCCTGGCCTCCAAGGCTGAAACGATCAAGACCACCCATGACGAAGCCCAGTCCGAACTTGATGCGGAAAGGCGGAAACTCTCCGTGTTTGACTCGGAGCTCAAGTCTCTTGAACAGGCCACCCGCTCCAAGACCTCGCGCattgccgaggagaagcttgAGCTTCAGAAGTTGGGCCATCAGATTGAGAAATTCGGCAAGGAGTCACAGTCTGCACTGGCGCATATCCAAGCCTTGGAAAAGGAACACGAGTGGATCCCCGACGCAAAGGATCAGTTTGGTCGTCCCGGCACGCCCTATGATTTTAGGGGACAGAATTCTAATATTTCAGAGCTGAAGGCCACGGAGAGGAACctgagggagaggagccaggggttgaggaagaagatcaACCCCAAGGTGATGAACATGATCGACAgcgtggagaagaaggaggtggcgCTGAAGCACATGATGAAGACGGTGATGAGGGACAAGAGAAAGATTGAGGAGACGATTGTGAGTCTGGATGACTATAAGAagagggcgttggaggagacGTGGAGGAAGGTGAATGGGGACTTTGGGGCCATTTTCGAGGAGCTCCTCCCGGGGTCTTTTGCGAAATTAGACCCGCCAGAAGGGAAGACGATTAGtgatgggttggaggtgaaggTTTGTCTTGGGAAGGTGTGGAAGGAGAGTCTGACGGAGTTGTCGGGTGGTCAGAG ATCGCTCATTGCACTTAGTCTGATCATGGCGCTGCTGCAGTTTAAGCCGGCGCCGATGTATATTTTGGATGAGGTTGACGCCGCGTTGGATTTGTCGCATACGCAGAACATTGGAAGGCTGATCAAGACGAGGTTCAAGGGGAGTCAGTTTATTGTTGTGAGCTTGAAGGATGGGATGTTTCAGAATGCGAATAGGATTTTTAAGACGAGGTTTAGTGAGGGGACTAGTATGGTGCAGGCTTTGACGCCGGCGGATTTGAGGTGA
- a CDS encoding hypothetical protein (COG:H; EggNog:ENOG503NUR3), which produces MNFDDDDAPPDLIGADETVEVPEEKAKKVPITIVTGYLGAGKTTLLNYILTAKHGKKVAVIMNGHSSALDIEKSLTVNKDGEAVEEWLEVGNGCICCSVKDTGVNAIESLMEKKGKFDYILLETTGLADPGNLAPLFWVDDGLASTIYLDGIVTLVDAKNILRSLDDPAGKVEGHEDSDDHGPVMTTAHVQISHADVIVINKSDLVSGEGLEAVRERITSINELAKIFVTSQSVVPDLEGFLLDLHAYDRVDELDRAGRGHSHLDKTISTLSIPLEELTTNQLTAVDAWLRSVLWENELPGNKAANGPAFEIHRVKGRLFIEDGAEKMVQGVREIFDIFDSPAPSSGDVPRKGKLVLIGRHLTDLDFEKSLLDAVRTAA; this is translated from the exons ATGaactttgacgacgacgacgcccCGCCAGACCTGATTGGTGCTGATGAAACAGTAGAAGTACCAGAAGAAAAAGCGAAAAAGGTGCCAATCACAATAGTAACAG GATACCTTGGAGCTGGGAAAACCACACTGCTCAACTACATCCTGACTGCAAAGCATGGCAAAAAGGTTGCTGTGATTATGAATG GACACAGCTCAGCTTTGGACATTGAAAAGTCCTTGACTGTGAATAAGGATGGCGAGGCTGTGGAAGAGTGGTTAGAGGTGGGCAACGGATGCATCTGCTGCTCCGTGAA AGACACAGGCGTGAACGCCATCGAGTCTCTGATggaaaagaagggaaagTTCGACTACATCTTGCTCGAAACAACAGGGTTGGCTGATCCGGGCAATCTGGCGCCGCTATTCTGGGTTGATGACGGGCTGGCGAGCACCATTTATCTAGATGGCATCGTGACCCTCGTTGATGCCAAGAATATCCTTCGCAGCTTGGATGATCCTGCGGGCAAAGTGGAAGGTCATGAAGACTCTGATGATCATGGACCAGTCATGACCACTGCTCACGTGCAGATTTCACACGCCGatgtcatcgtcatcaacaagTCTGACCTTGTGAGCGGAGAAGGGTTGGAAGCCGTCAGGGAGCGCATCACATCCATCAatgagctggccaagataTTCGTCACCTCGCAAAGTGTTGTGCCTGATCTGGAGGGATTCTTGCTCGACTTGCACGCATATGACCGTGTCGATGAACTTGACCGTGCAGGACGTGGGCACAGCCACCTCGATAAA ACCATCTCAACATTGTCAATCCCTCTCGAGGAGCTGACGACCAACCAACTGACGGCAGTAGACGCCTGGCTGCGCTCGGTGCTGTGGGAGAATGAGCTTCCTGGGAACAAGGCGGCCAATGGGCCAGCTTTTGAGATCCATCGGGTGAAGGGGCGGCTATTTATCGAGGATGGGGCTGAAAAGATGGTCCAGGGAGTGAGAGAGATTTTCGATATCTTTGACAGCCCCGCGCCGTCATCTGGTGATGTACCCCGGAAAGGCAAGCTGGTGTTGATTGGGCGACATCTGACAGACTTGGACTTTGAGAAGAGTCTGTTAGATGCTGTTCGGACGGCGGCTTAG
- a CDS encoding hypothetical protein (EggNog:ENOG503P0AT; COG:S), with translation MGDYHYHHFLSSMAGVGGQPNQSPLEGPPQMSHQPQVLAMGGHGPPMPNPYQSLGYFTGFPEPIMFNAPKSQRSRRKSAPGLDHIKHRRTRSGCFTCRSRRVKGKRECLYPEPAPPKGSGGSTSKESSSTAPSQQASPTSSRGDDDDDDDRDSKLEPIMDEDEEEPQSATSTTAPMFPLRRSSTTSSFGLQRVPTGYRYDSETPSFDGNKSSSPLSTGTATAQSHRPDWTFLPHELQFYLGYFYENITHYHYGLISDAGDFFRTTLVGLALRNEALLYAIVAFSAYHHALHNPHGRINEFLQYYNHSVKNLLECLKRKEKYSIATLLTILQLATIEEYLGDWVNLMGHQKAALEIFTQLFTPQTIMQSQTGRAALTWYGRFDLFVAIMGSFETTLPREWYLEAATYHDSCTAAEPDSVFWKFEACSAKMQLISMEMAMLYARRVKEEVTAEDFAAEHQRLSRCLDDWKNGWDPALVDPSHLVTDFSGSRAPDPNDIVNPFTSGALFQPPLFPSTVLTASYHSMSLLHDSQSGIRPTGEAKDKLREHAYKIYQIFEAVEFWSHSPPGGLIALQSALAVAALYVQRDPRHQMWIRRKFVLLEAMGYIFPATMRVRMAELFADDTCTRWWLPNDEGFPPLLQNIRAYADERNAMAATTQRDTVQQIRHVFSRMNIREAARKAAEN, from the exons ATGGGTGACTATCATTATCACCACTTTCTATCCTCCATGGCGGGTGTGGGTGGACAGCCTAACCAGAGTCCACTTGAAGGCCCCCCACAGATGTCTCACCAACCTCAGGTGTTGGCCATGGGAGGCCATGGCCCTCCAATGCCTAACCCATACCAAAGCCTGGGATACTTTACGGGATTCCCTGAGCCGATCATGTTCAATGCGCCAAAGTCGCAAAGAAGCAGGCGCAAGTCAGCACCAGGCCTCGATCACATCAAACATCGACGCACAAGATCAGGCTGCTTTACATGTCGCAGCCGTCGAGTCAAG GGAAAGAGAGAATGCCTCTATCCAGAACCGGCGCCGCCGAAAGGTTCTGGGGGTTCGACCTCAAAAGAGTCTTCTTCAACTGCGCCCAGTCAACAGGCGAGCCCGACCTCTTCACGaggcgacgacgatgacgacgacgaccggGATTCAAAGCTGGAGCCGATcatggatgaagatgaggaagagcCGCAGAGCGCCACATCGACGACTGCGCCAATGTTTCCTTTGAGAAGATCGagcaccacatcctcctttGGTTTACAGCGTGTCCCTACAGGGTACCGGTACGACTCGGAGACCCCGTCTTTTGATGGTAATAAGAGCTCTTCTCCCTTGTCGACGGGCACGGCGACCGCACAATCGCACCGTCCAGACTGGACGTTCTTACCACACGAGCTGCAGTTTTATCTCGGCTATTTCTACGAAAATATCACGCACTACCACTACGGGCTCATCAGCGACGCCGGTGACTTCTTCCGAACCACTCTGGTAGGGTTGGCGCTTCGAAATGAGGCCTTGCTGTATGCTATTGTGGCCTTTTCGGCATACCACCATGCGCTGCATAATCCCCATGGCAGGATCAACGAGTTCTTGCAATATTACAACCACAGCGTCAAGAATCTTTTGGAGTGTCtaaagaggaaagaaaagtaCAGTATCGCGACGCTTTTGACGATATTGCAGCTCGCGACAATCGAG GAATATTTGGGTGACTGGGTCAACCTCATGGGCCATCAAAAGGCCGCCCTGGAGATCTTTACGCAGCTTTTTACTCCGCAGACAATCATGCAGTCACAGACAGGCCGGGCTGCACTGACTTGGTACGGTCGCTTTGATCTCTTCGTTGCCATCATGGGTAGCTTTGAAACGACGTTGCCTCGTGAATGGTACTTGGAGGCAGCAACATACCACGATTCGTGCACGGCTGCCGAACCAGACAGTGTCTTTTGGAAGTTCGAAGCATGCTCTGCGAAGATGCAGCTTATTTCGATGGAAATGGCCATGTTGTATGccaggagggtgaaggaaGAGGTCACGGCAGAAGACTTCGCTGCAGAACATCAAAGATTGAGCAGATGTCTCGACGACTGGAAAAATGGATGGGATCCTGCTCTGGTAGACCCTTCCCATCTTGTTACGGACTTTTCAGGGAGCCGCGCACCAGATCCGAACGATATTGTCAACCCGTTCACATCGGGAGCACTGTTTCAACCACCACTGTTCCCTTCGACGGTCTTGACAGCCAGCTACCATTCCATGAGCCTCTTGCACGACAGCCAGAGTGGCATCAGACCAACAGGAGAAGCCAAAGACAAATTGAGGGAGCATGCCTACAAAATCTACCAGATTTTCGAGGCAGTTGAATTCTGGTCGCACAGCCCGCCGGGAGGGCTCATTGCGTTGCAGTCAGCTTTAGCTGTGGCAGCTCTCTATGTTCAGCGGGATCCACGCCATCAGATGTGGATCAGGAGGAAGTTTGTGTTACTGGAGGCGATGGG ATACATTTTCCCTGCCACGATGCGTGTGCGAATGGCCGAGCTTTTCGCAGACGACACCTGCACCAGATGGTGGCTGCCGAACGATGAGGGCTTTCCGCCCCTACTACAAAATATCCGCGCATATGCCGACGAACGCAATGCCATGGCGGCGACTACCCAGAGAGACACGGTACAGCAGATTCGCCATGTGTTTTCGAGGATGAACATTAGAGAGGCCGCGAGAAAGGCGGCAGAAAACTAA
- a CDS encoding hypothetical protein (COG:S; EggNog:ENOG503NV4G) gives MDQDPDSVLLRSGPVIDAPGLLLLISTITVFLLPLFIYFPPVPPSQRDALLETHSPIGVKHTKSKKTTTTSPSKTTIDQLWIYPVKSCKGIQLTSSKVLPYGLEFDRLYTFAQLKSPFPLSTNPSSAEDKLQPQESWEFITQRQFPLLATVTVELFSPDPVKARGKPLYSDASIKDSFLLISFPWQEPGLRGVVSWVAAKLARGRGAVPQKQLVLPVSFPSQDEIESQGYEREEVRIWKDVVSALNMEKDLPRELALYLGVSNRLGLFRVDPGRLREVHRCAPGREEAGYQPMTGFQDAYPLHLLNLSSIRDFSAKITKDENLEQDLDARRFRANIIVDGPEENNPPYDEETWKEVCFKKSDDAEGEKSKPAAATFHVSCRTVRCKMPNVNQDSGFRHSVEPDRSLRKLRDVDEGARLKGCLGMQLTPLFDGEEKLESWVEVGMSVEVGERGGHRYINQ, from the exons ATGGACCAGGACCCGGACTCGGTGTTGCTGCGGAGCGGCCCAGTCATTGACGCTCCCGGCCTTCTCCTGTTGATTTCCACCATTACCGTTTTCCTCTTGCCTCTGTTCATCTACTTTCCCCCCGTACCCCCATCACAGCGCGATGCACTGCTTGAAACACATTCGCCCATCGGTGTGAAGCACACCAAAAGCAAGAAGACTActacaacctcaccatcaaaaACCACCATCGACCAGCTATGGATCTACCCAGTCAAGTCATGCAAAGGCATCCAACTCACCTCGAGCAAGGTGCTCCCCTACGGCCTGGAGTTTGACCGCCTCTACACCTTTGCTCAACTCAAatccccttttcctctcaGCACCAACCCATCGTCAGCAGAAGATAAGCTCCAGCCTCAAGAAAGCTGGGAATTCATCACCCAGCGGCAGTTCCCCCTCCTAGCCACCGTCACCGTGGAGCTTTTCAGCCCGGACCCGGTCAAAGCCCGAGGTAAACCGCTCTACTCGGACGCCAGCATCAAAGACTCCTTTCTCCTCATCAGCTTCCCCTGGCAAGAGCCAGGCCTCCGCGGGGTCGTCAGCTGGGTGGCCGCCAAGCTCGCACGGGGCCGCGGTGCGGTCCCGCAGAAGCAGCTTGTCCTCCCGGTGAGTTTCCCGTCGCAAGACGAGATTGAGTCCCAAGGGTACGAGAGGGAAGAGGTCAGGATCTGGAAGGACGTGGTGTCGGCGCTGAACATGGAAAAGGACCTACCTCGGGAGTTGGCGCTGTACCTGGGGGTGAGCAACAGGCTCGGGCTTTTTCGAGTCGACCCGGGCCGATTGAGAGAGGTGCATAGGTGTGcgccggggagggaggaggcgggttACCAGCCTATGACTGGATTTCAGGATGCT TATCCACTACATCTCCTTAACCTCTCCAGCATCCGCGACTTCAGCGCCAAGATCACTAAAGACGAGAATCTCGAACAAGACTTGGACGCGCGGAGGTTTCGCGCCAACATCATTG TCGACGGTCCCGAggaaaacaaccccccttaTGATGAGGAGACGTGGAAAGAGGTCTGTTTTAAGAagagtgatgatgccgagggggagaagagcaagcctgctgctgcaactTTTCATGTGTCGTGCCGGACGGTGAGGTGCAAGATGCCGAATGTGAATCAGGATAGTGGGTTTAGGCATTCGGTTGAGCCGGATaggagcttgaggaagcTGAGGGATGTGGATGAGGGGGCGAGGCTGAAGGGGTGTTTGGGGATGCAGTTGACGCCCttgtttgatggggaggagaagttggagagctgggttgaggttgggatgagtgtggaggtgggagagaggggggggcaTAGGTATATTAATCAGTAA
- the CDC36 gene encoding transcriptional regulator (COG:D; COG:K; EggNog:ENOG503P25X), protein MHDCVAAMNNSNWAFGNGGGLSMGGNANLNMGMRPQASGNLSFAQSLIGSQQQSATLDPSEFPSLSNTAPNQSNPASMWAQQPSRNIGGGAHRGPQTPLSAHPGQQEDLFTSSRLASTAQSSFRFGNQGAVNQAPQGGQADEFPPLNRSTNGEIGGQDRGPGLMSNMGFGQGGAPSTRGVSHANLAGNGLLNALSATSRTGEVISPTSIQRSQGPRSPVDDEEPRQKPLGFREGSVASHTSGNDAVGRNPLGAIGNDAPSGKAREEDRGQLPDVVDPLEGMSPIDRWGIKGHQTLMNNFPDYNIIGHGIEPSVLGLDLRSSDLISTQIYSLFNAMPPRPAVQNFKLPDCYEVKNVQPMDVKISSFNEETLMWIFYSCPRDYKQQLAAMEL, encoded by the exons ATGCATGACTGCGTAGCGGCGATGAACAATTCCAATTGGGCGTTTGGCAATGGCGGCGGTCTATCGATGGGAGGGAATGCGAACCTCAATATGGGAATGCGGCCGCAAGCAAGTGGAAATCTCAGTTTTGCCCAGAGCTTGATAGgctcgcagcagcagtcgGCGACGTTGGACCCATC GGAGTTTCCATCTCTGTCCAACACGGCACCAAATCAATCAAACCCTGCATCTATGTGGGCGCAACAACCATCCCGCAATAtcggtggaggagctcaccGGGGCCCCCAGACTCCCTTATCAGCGCATCCGGGCCAACAAGAAGATCTATTCACATCCTCTCGACTAGCCTCGACTGCGCAATCGTCTTTTCGTTTTGGCAACCAGGGAGCCGTGAACCAAGCGCCCCAGGGAGGACAGGCTGACGAGTTCCCACCATTGAACCGATCAACGAACGGCGAAATAGGAGGGCAAGATCGTGGTCCAGGTCTGATGTCGAATATGGGGTTCGGCCAAGGGGGCGCCCCTTCTACTAGGGGTGTGTCACACGCGAACCTAGCTGGGAACGGTCTTCTCAACGCCCTGTCGGCTACTTCCCGGACAGGAGAGGTTATTTCGCCAACGTCGATACAAAGGTCCCAAGGGCCTCGAAGTCCAGTGGACGATGAAGAACCGCGCCAAAAGCCACTCGGGTTTCGCGAGGGCAGCGTGGCGTCACATACTTCAGGAAATGATGCGGTCGGCAGAAATCCGTTAGGCGCTATTGGTAACGACGCTCCTTCGGGCAAGGCGAGAGAGGAGGACCGAGGGCAGCTCCCGGATGTTGTTGATCCTCTTGAAGGGATGTCTCCTATTGACAGGTGGGGGATTAAGGGGCATCAGACTTTGATGAACAATTTCCCCGATTACAACATCATCGGCCATGGGATCGAGCCATCAGTTCTGGGGTTGGATTTGCGTTCCAGCGA CCTGATTTCCACGCAGATTTACTCGCTGTTCAACGCCATGCCTCCAAGGCCGGCGGTTCAGAATTTCAAGCTGCCCGACTGCTACGAGGTCAAAAACGTACAGCCCATGGACGTGAAAATTAGTAGCTTCAACGAGGAGACCTTGATGTGGATCTTTTACAGCTGTCCGCGGGACTACAAACAGCAGTTGGCGGCGATGGAGCTGTGA